In Harpia harpyja isolate bHarHar1 chromosome 8, bHarHar1 primary haplotype, whole genome shotgun sequence, a genomic segment contains:
- the DDX3X gene encoding ATP-dependent RNA helicase DDX3X isoform X2, translating to MSHVAVENALGLDQQFSGLDLNSSDSQSEGSSSSKGRYIPPHLRNREASKQGFDSGGWSSSRDKDAYSSFGARSDRGAKSSFFDRGNGSRGGRYEERGRGGDYDRSGFGRFDRGGNSRWSDKSDEDDWSKPLPPSERLEQELFSGSNTGINFEKYDDIPVEATGSNCPPHIESFSDVDMGEIIMGNIELTRYTRPTPVQKHAIPIIKEKRDLMACAQTGSGKTAAFLLPILSQIYADGPGDALRAMKENGRYGRRKQYPISLVLAPTRELAVQIYEEARKFAYRSRVRPCVVYGGADIGQQIRDLERGCHLLVATPGRLVDMMERGKIGLDFCKYLVLDEADRMLDMGFEPQIRRIVEQDTMPPKGVRHTMMFSATFPKEIQMLARDFLDEYIFLAVGRVGSTSENITQKVVWVEESDKRSFLLDLLNATGKDSLTLVFVETKKGADALEDFLYHEGYACTSIHGDRSQRDREEALHQFRSGKSPILVATAVAARGLDISNVKHVINFDLPSDIEEYVHRIGRTGRVGNLGLATSFFNERNINITKDLLDLLVEAKQEVPSWLENMAYEQHHKGGGSRGRSKSRFSGGFGARDYRTSSGSGSSSFSSSRSTSSRSGGSGSRGFGGGGYGGFYNSDGYGGNYNSQGVDWWGN from the exons GTTTTGATAGTGGTGGCTGGAGTTCTAGCAGAGATAAGGATGCATACAGCAGCTTTGGTGCACGGTCTGACCGTGGAGCAAAGTCAAGCTTCTTTGATCGTGGAAATGGATCAAGAGGAGGAAG ATATGAAGAGCGTGGAAGAGGTGGCGACTATGATAGGAGTGGCTTTGGTAGATTTGACCGTGGTGGGAACAGCCGCTGGTCTGACAAATCAGATGAAGATGACTGGTCAAAGCCTCTTCCCCCAAGTGAACGCCTGGAACA AGAGCTCTTTTCAGGAAGCAATACTGGCATTAACTTTGAGAAGTATGATGACATTCCTGTTGAAGCAACAGGCAGCAACTGTCCTCCACATATTGAAAGT TTCAGTGATGTTGACATGGGAGAAATTATTATGGGAAACATTGAGCTCACACGCTACACCCGTCCTACTCCAGTCCAGAAACATGCAATACCtattattaaagaaaagagagacttgaTGGCCTGTGCTCAGACAG GGTCTGGGAAAACGGCTGCGTTTCTTCTACCAATATTGAGCCAGATCTATGCAGATGGCCCTGGTGATGCCTTGAGAGCTATGAAG gagaaTGGAAGGTATGGGCGCCGCAAGCAATATCCAATCTCACTGGTCTTGGCTCCCACTAGAGAATTGGCTGTGCAAATCTATGAGGAAGCCAGAAAG TTTGCATACCGTTCCAGAGTTCGTCCCTGTGTTGTATACGGTGGTGCAGACATTGGTCAGCAGATACGTGACTTAGAACGTGGATGTCACTTGCTTGTAGCAACTCCAGGACGACTGGTTGATATGATGGAGAGGGGAAAGATTGGACTGGATTTCTGCAA GTACCTAGTGCTTGATGAAGCTGACAGAATGCTTGATATGGGGTTTGAACCTCAAATTCGTCGGATTGTTGAACAAGATACTATGCCACCAAAGGGAGTTCGTCATACCATGATGTTCAGTGCTACTTTCCCCAAGGAAATCCAG ATGCTAGCTCGTGACTTCCTGGATGAATATATCTTTCTGGCTGTTGGCAGAGTAGGTTCTACATCTGAAAATATCACACAGAAAGTAGTATGGGTGGAAGAGTCAGACAAACGATCATTTCTGCTTGACCTGCTAAATGCTACAG GCAAGGATTCCTTGACTCTGGTGTTCGTGGAAACTAAAAAGGGTGCAGATGCTCTTGAGGACTTCTTGTACCATGAAGGATATGCCTGTACAAGTATACATGGAGATCGCTCTcaaagagacagagaggaagCACTGCACCAGTTCCGTTCGGGCAAGAGCCCAATTCTTGTTGCCACAGCA GTAGCAGCAAGAGGACTGGATATCTCAAATGTAAAGCATGTCATAAACTTTGACTTGCCAAGTGACATTGAAGAGTATGTACATCGTATTGGTCGTACAGGCCGTGTAGGAAACCTTG GTCTTGCCACCTCATTCTTCAATGAGAGGAACATAAACATCACCAAGGACTTGCTTGATCTTCTTGTTGAGGCTAAGCAAGAAGTACCATCTTGGCTGGAAAACATGGCTTATGAACAGCATCACAAAGGAGGTGGTAGCCGTGGGCGATCTAAGAG TAGGTTCAGTGGAGGATTTGGTGCCAGAGACTATCGAACAAGTAGCGGTTCTGGCAGCAGTAGCTTTAGTAGCAGTCGATCAACCAGCAGCCGCAGTGGAGGAAGTGGCAGCAGAGGATTTGGAG GTGGTGGTTATGGAGGCTTCTACAACAGTGATGGATATGGAGGAAACTATAACTCCCAGGGGGTTGACTGGTGGGGCAACTGA
- the DDX3X gene encoding ATP-dependent RNA helicase DDX3X isoform X1 — MSHVAVENALGLDQQFSGLDLNSSDSQSEGSSSSKGRYIPPHLRNREASKQGFDSGGWSSSRDKDAYSSFGARSDRGAKSSFFDRGNGSRGGRYEERGRGGDYDRSGFGRFDRGGNSRWSDKSDEDDWSKPLPPSERLEQELFSGSNTGINFEKYDDIPVEATGSNCPPHIESFSDVDMGEIIMGNIELTRYTRPTPVQKHAIPIIKEKRDLMACAQTGSGKTAAFLLPILSQIYADGPGDALRAMKENGRYGRRKQYPISLVLAPTRELAVQIYEEARKFAYRSRVRPCVVYGGADIGQQIRDLERGCHLLVATPGRLVDMMERGKIGLDFCKYLVLDEADRMLDMGFEPQIRRIVEQDTMPPKGVRHTMMFSATFPKEIQMLARDFLDEYIFLAVGRVGSTSENITQKVVWVEESDKRSFLLDLLNATGKDSLTLVFVETKKGADALEDFLYHEGYACTSIHGDRSQRDREEALHQFRSGKSPILVATAVAARGLDISNVKHVINFDLPSDIEEYVHRIGRTGRVGNLGLATSFFNERNINITKDLLDLLVEAKQEVPSWLENMAYEQHHKGGGSRGRSKSSRFSGGFGARDYRTSSGSGSSSFSSSRSTSSRSGGSGSRGFGGGGYGGFYNSDGYGGNYNSQGVDWWGN; from the exons GTTTTGATAGTGGTGGCTGGAGTTCTAGCAGAGATAAGGATGCATACAGCAGCTTTGGTGCACGGTCTGACCGTGGAGCAAAGTCAAGCTTCTTTGATCGTGGAAATGGATCAAGAGGAGGAAG ATATGAAGAGCGTGGAAGAGGTGGCGACTATGATAGGAGTGGCTTTGGTAGATTTGACCGTGGTGGGAACAGCCGCTGGTCTGACAAATCAGATGAAGATGACTGGTCAAAGCCTCTTCCCCCAAGTGAACGCCTGGAACA AGAGCTCTTTTCAGGAAGCAATACTGGCATTAACTTTGAGAAGTATGATGACATTCCTGTTGAAGCAACAGGCAGCAACTGTCCTCCACATATTGAAAGT TTCAGTGATGTTGACATGGGAGAAATTATTATGGGAAACATTGAGCTCACACGCTACACCCGTCCTACTCCAGTCCAGAAACATGCAATACCtattattaaagaaaagagagacttgaTGGCCTGTGCTCAGACAG GGTCTGGGAAAACGGCTGCGTTTCTTCTACCAATATTGAGCCAGATCTATGCAGATGGCCCTGGTGATGCCTTGAGAGCTATGAAG gagaaTGGAAGGTATGGGCGCCGCAAGCAATATCCAATCTCACTGGTCTTGGCTCCCACTAGAGAATTGGCTGTGCAAATCTATGAGGAAGCCAGAAAG TTTGCATACCGTTCCAGAGTTCGTCCCTGTGTTGTATACGGTGGTGCAGACATTGGTCAGCAGATACGTGACTTAGAACGTGGATGTCACTTGCTTGTAGCAACTCCAGGACGACTGGTTGATATGATGGAGAGGGGAAAGATTGGACTGGATTTCTGCAA GTACCTAGTGCTTGATGAAGCTGACAGAATGCTTGATATGGGGTTTGAACCTCAAATTCGTCGGATTGTTGAACAAGATACTATGCCACCAAAGGGAGTTCGTCATACCATGATGTTCAGTGCTACTTTCCCCAAGGAAATCCAG ATGCTAGCTCGTGACTTCCTGGATGAATATATCTTTCTGGCTGTTGGCAGAGTAGGTTCTACATCTGAAAATATCACACAGAAAGTAGTATGGGTGGAAGAGTCAGACAAACGATCATTTCTGCTTGACCTGCTAAATGCTACAG GCAAGGATTCCTTGACTCTGGTGTTCGTGGAAACTAAAAAGGGTGCAGATGCTCTTGAGGACTTCTTGTACCATGAAGGATATGCCTGTACAAGTATACATGGAGATCGCTCTcaaagagacagagaggaagCACTGCACCAGTTCCGTTCGGGCAAGAGCCCAATTCTTGTTGCCACAGCA GTAGCAGCAAGAGGACTGGATATCTCAAATGTAAAGCATGTCATAAACTTTGACTTGCCAAGTGACATTGAAGAGTATGTACATCGTATTGGTCGTACAGGCCGTGTAGGAAACCTTG GTCTTGCCACCTCATTCTTCAATGAGAGGAACATAAACATCACCAAGGACTTGCTTGATCTTCTTGTTGAGGCTAAGCAAGAAGTACCATCTTGGCTGGAAAACATGGCTTATGAACAGCATCACAAAGGAGGTGGTAGCCGTGGGCGATCTAAGAG CAGTAGGTTCAGTGGAGGATTTGGTGCCAGAGACTATCGAACAAGTAGCGGTTCTGGCAGCAGTAGCTTTAGTAGCAGTCGATCAACCAGCAGCCGCAGTGGAGGAAGTGGCAGCAGAGGATTTGGAG GTGGTGGTTATGGAGGCTTCTACAACAGTGATGGATATGGAGGAAACTATAACTCCCAGGGGGTTGACTGGTGGGGCAACTGA